In a single window of the Lynx canadensis isolate LIC74 chromosome E2, mLynCan4.pri.v2, whole genome shotgun sequence genome:
- the ZNF567 gene encoding zinc finger protein 567 — protein MAQASVSFKDVTVDFSREEWQHLDPAQKTLYMDVMLENYCHLISVGCHMTKPDVILKLERGEEPWTSFTGHTCLEENWKDEDFLVKFKEYQDKFSRSVVFINHKKLIKENSNAYEKTFTLSKNPINSKNLPPEYDTHGKIFKNVSELIISNISPARKRLSEYNGYGKSLLNTKPETAQPGVKSHNQRGRVVSHNDVLIQYHKVETPAQPFGYNDCEKAFLKKGELITHNRAYIRENPSEYNKRRRTTNIEKKHTCTECGKSFCRKSVLILHQGIHTEEKPYQCHQCGNSFRRKSYLIDHQRTHTGEKPFVCNECGKSFRLKTALTDHQRTHTGEKSYECPQCRNAFRLKSHLIRHQRTHTGEKPYECNDCGKSFRQKTTLSLHQRIHTGEKPYICKECGKSFHQKANLTVHQRTHTGEKPYICNECGKSFSQKTTLALHEKTHNEEKPYICNECGKSFRQKTTLVAHQRTHTGEKSYECPHCGKAFRMKSYLIDHHRTHTGEKPYECNECGKSFSQKTNLNLHQRIHTGEKPYICNECGKSFRQKATLTVHQKIHTGQKSYECPQCGKAFSRKSYLIHHQRTHTGEKPYKCNECGKCFRQKTNLIVHQRTHTGEKPYICNECSKSFSYKRNLIVHQRTHKGENIEIQ, from the exons ATGGCTCAG GCATCAGTGTCATTCAAAGATGTGACTGTTGACTTCTCTCGGGAGGAGTGGCAGCACCTGGATCCTGCTCAGAAGACTCTCTACATGGATGTGATGTTGGAAAACTATTGCCACCTCATCTCTGTAG GGTGTCACATGACCAAACCTGATGTGATCCTCAAGTTAGAACGAGGAGAAGAGCCATGGACATCATTTACAGGTCATACCTGCTTAG aagaaaattggaaagatGAAGACTTTTTAGTGAAATTCAAGGAATACCAAGATAAGTTTTCTAGATCAGTTGTATTCATCAACCACAAAAAACTGATTAAAGAGAACAGTAATGCATATGAAAAGACATTTACTTTAAGCAAAAACCCTATTAATTCAAAAAATCTACCTCCTGAATATGATACtcatggaaagatttttaaaaatgtttcagaattaaTCATCAGTAATATAAGTCCTGCAAGAAAGAGACTTAGTGAGTATAATGGATATGGGAAATCACTTCTCAATACTAAACCAGAGACAGCTCAACCTGGAGTCAAATCCCATAATCAGCGTGGCAGGGTTGTCAGTCATAATGACGTACTTATACAATATCATAAGGTGGAAACTCCAGCACAGCCATTTGGATATAATGACTGTGAGAAAGCCTTccttaaaaaaggagaattaattACACATAATAGAGCTTACATAAGGGAAAACCCATCTGAATATAATAAAAGGAGAAGAACAacgaatattgaaaaaaaacatacatgcaCTGAATGTGGGAAGTCCTTCTGCAGGAAGTCAGTATTGATTCTGCACCAGGGAATTCACACAGAGGAAAAACCCTATCAGTGCCATCAATGTGGAAATTCATTTAGAAGGAAGTCATATCTCATTGATCATCAAAgaactcacacaggagagaaaccctttGTTTGTAATGAATGTGGTAAGTCCTTCCGCCTAAAGACAGCCCTCACTGATCATCAGAGAACACATACAGGGGAAAAATCATACGAATGTCCACAGTGTAGGAATGCCTTCAGATTGAAGTCACACCTCATACGTCATCAGAGAactcatacaggagagaaaccataTGAGTGTAATGACTGTGGGAAGTCCTTCCGCCAGAAGACAACACTCTCTctacatcagagaattcatacaggagagaaaccctatatTTGTAAAGAATGTGGGAAGTCCTTTCACCAGAAGGCAAACCTTACTGTACATCAGAGAACTCATACGGGGGAAAAGCCCTATAtttgtaatgaatgtgggaaatcatTCTCCCAGAAGACAACCCTCGCTCTTCATGAGAAGACTCATAATGAGGAGAAACCCTATAtttgtaatgaatgtgggaagtcCTTTCGCCAAAAGACAACCCTTGTGGCACATCAGAGAACACATACAGGGGAAAAATCCTATGAATGTCCTCACTGTGGGAAGGCCTTTAGAATGAAGTCATACCTCATTGATCATCACAGAACTCACAcaggagaaaaaccatatgaatgtaatgaatgtgggaaatccttcAGTCAGAAGACAAATCTGAATCtgcatcagagaattcatacaggagagaaaccctatatttgtaatgaatgtgggaagtcCTTTCGCCAGAAAGCAACTCTCACTGTACATCAAAAGATACATACAGGACAGAAATCCTACGAATGTCCtcagtgtgggaaagcctttagcaGGAAGTCATATCTCATTCATCATCAAAGAactcatacaggagagaaaccatataaatgtaatgaatgtgggaagtGCTTCCGCCAGAAAACAAATCTCATTGtacatcagagaactcacacaggagagaaaccctatatTTGTAATGAGTGTAGTAAGTCCTTCAGTTATAAGAGAAACCTCATTGTCCATCAGAGAACTCACAAGGGAGAAAACATAgaaattcaataa